One window of Pseudomonas sp. FP198 genomic DNA carries:
- a CDS encoding YbfB/YjiJ family MFS transporter → MHTQSTALDSPPTGIWLPIFAGLCASLVSIGLARFAYTPLIPSLIEAHWFSANDVVYLGAANLVGYLIGALLGRPMARRLGNKQALRLMMLAVTAAFFACAFPVSVIWYFAWRLLSGIAGGAIMVLVAATVLPHVPAARRGLASGAIFLGIGLGIAGSGTLVPPLLSHGLQATWLGLGVLSLVLTGLSWFGWPEDSAQATSVAKHATPAEPTPRAVYQLFAEYAFMAAGLVPAMVFLVDYVARGLKAGAHVGALVWVMYGLGAIIGPVSYGFLADHLGARKSIRLVLAVQAVALGLLAISQSFLALAVLAVLIGSFPPGIVPLALARVHELVPDHHRQQVAWSRATVSFATFQALAGFGYSALFNASGGQHAVLFLVSAGAIVVALLLDFMPKRFARSRGGRG, encoded by the coding sequence ATGCACACCCAATCCACGGCGCTGGACTCACCCCCGACAGGCATCTGGTTGCCGATCTTCGCCGGCCTCTGCGCCAGCCTCGTCAGCATCGGCCTCGCGCGCTTCGCCTACACGCCGTTGATTCCATCGCTGATCGAAGCGCATTGGTTCAGCGCCAACGACGTGGTTTACCTGGGAGCGGCGAACCTGGTGGGCTACCTGATCGGCGCCCTGCTCGGCCGGCCCATGGCTCGGCGCCTGGGCAACAAGCAGGCGCTGCGCCTGATGATGCTGGCCGTGACGGCGGCATTTTTTGCCTGCGCCTTCCCGGTGTCGGTGATCTGGTATTTCGCTTGGCGGCTGCTGTCGGGCATCGCCGGCGGCGCGATCATGGTGCTGGTGGCGGCGACCGTACTGCCGCATGTGCCCGCCGCGCGCAGAGGCTTGGCCAGTGGGGCGATTTTCCTTGGCATCGGGCTGGGTATCGCCGGCTCCGGAACGCTTGTGCCGCCGCTGTTGAGCCACGGTCTGCAAGCGACCTGGCTGGGGCTCGGCGTGTTGTCACTGGTGCTGACCGGGCTGAGCTGGTTCGGTTGGCCGGAAGATTCTGCCCAGGCGACAAGCGTCGCGAAACACGCCACACCGGCCGAACCCACGCCCCGCGCCGTGTATCAGCTGTTTGCCGAATACGCCTTCATGGCGGCAGGGTTGGTCCCGGCAATGGTGTTCCTGGTGGACTACGTAGCGCGTGGCCTCAAGGCCGGCGCCCATGTCGGTGCGCTGGTCTGGGTGATGTACGGCCTCGGCGCGATTATCGGCCCGGTAAGCTACGGCTTTCTCGCCGACCATCTGGGCGCGCGCAAAAGCATACGACTGGTGCTGGCCGTCCAGGCCGTTGCCCTTGGCCTGCTGGCGATTTCACAGAGCTTCCTGGCGCTGGCGGTACTGGCCGTGCTGATCGGCTCGTTCCCGCCGGGCATCGTGCCGTTGGCCCTGGCCCGGGTGCACGAACTGGTGCCGGACCATCATCGCCAGCAAGTCGCCTGGAGCCGCGCCACCGTTTCGTTCGCCACCTTCCAGGCGCTGGCCGGGTTCGGCTATTCGGCGCTGTTCAATGCCAGTGGTGGACAGCACGCGGTGCTGTTCCTGGTTTCTGCGGGGGCGATTGTGGTGGCGCTGCTGCTCGATTTCATGCCCAAGCGGTTCGCAAGGAGCAGAGGTGGGCGCGGCTAA
- a CDS encoding GlxA family transcriptional regulator: MPSAFESVLKNKNMAYRPQGAAPVGQAPVRVAFVLMDNFSMMSFTGAVDALVTANLMSDMPLYEVLTAGASGGQVTSDLGIVISTDIELAQLPDNLDVLIVAGGFRVKLQGTPLLRRKLRAQATSGAIVGGLWNGVFFVAEANLLDGFECAVHPESRATMAEMFPHVKVTSRAYVVDRERVSCAGANSSLRMMLQLIRRTGGEALVGAIEEILRCDESGDDATDLPPIFVETDPTLPESLKLALELMWQNVEEPLTIDELAACVKVSKRQLERRFCRFLGATPTRYYLELRLTRARQLIQQTNRSVTEIAVATGFVSSPHFQRRFRDFFGVPPGSYRSTFGRK, translated from the coding sequence ATGCCCAGCGCATTCGAAAGCGTACTCAAGAACAAGAACATGGCCTATCGTCCCCAAGGGGCTGCGCCTGTGGGACAGGCGCCGGTGCGCGTCGCGTTTGTGCTGATGGACAACTTTTCCATGATGTCCTTTACCGGCGCGGTGGACGCACTGGTCACCGCCAACCTGATGAGCGACATGCCGCTTTATGAAGTGCTGACGGCGGGCGCTTCGGGCGGGCAGGTGACGAGTGACCTGGGCATCGTGATTTCCACCGATATCGAGCTGGCGCAATTGCCCGATAACCTCGACGTGCTGATCGTCGCCGGAGGCTTTCGCGTGAAGTTGCAGGGCACGCCGTTGTTGCGGCGCAAGCTGCGCGCCCAGGCAACGTCCGGGGCCATCGTGGGAGGGTTGTGGAACGGCGTGTTTTTTGTGGCAGAGGCAAACCTGCTCGATGGTTTCGAATGCGCGGTCCATCCAGAAAGTCGGGCGACGATGGCCGAGATGTTCCCCCATGTGAAAGTCACCAGCCGCGCCTATGTCGTGGACCGCGAGCGAGTCAGCTGCGCGGGCGCCAACAGCTCGCTGCGCATGATGCTCCAGCTGATCCGCCGCACGGGCGGGGAGGCGCTGGTGGGGGCGATTGAAGAGATCCTTCGCTGCGATGAGTCCGGGGACGACGCTACGGACCTGCCGCCGATCTTCGTCGAGACCGATCCGACGCTGCCGGAAAGCCTCAAGCTGGCGTTGGAACTGATGTGGCAGAACGTCGAGGAGCCCTTGACGATCGATGAGCTGGCGGCCTGCGTCAAGGTCTCCAAGCGCCAGCTGGAACGGCGGTTCTGCCGGTTCCTCGGTGCGACCCCGACGCGTTATTACCTGGAACTGCGCCTGACACGCGCACGCCAGCTCATCCAGCAGACCAACCGCTCGGTCACCGAAATCGCCGTGGCCACCGGCTTCGTCAGCTCCCCGCATTTCCAGCGACGTTTCCGCGATTTTTTCGGGGTGCCGCCGGGTAGCTATCGTTCGACGTTTGGGCGCAAGTAA
- a CDS encoding methyl-accepting chemotaxis protein, with protein sequence MVATANEVARSCSQAAVSADEGYRDVHDGQHHIGEATGSVMKLSEDLQKSTQTMQALEQDSKNINTILDTIRSIAEQTNLLALNAAIEAARAGDQGRGFAVVADEVRALARRTADSTGEIDSLLGNLARRTQEVTQQMQNSLQGSHTSVERIQQARDSFDKIRTSVDSIRDQNTQIATAAEEQHQVAEDINRHIAQIHADAQLVEEFAHTAQTGSGRLTDISGQLKGLVGRFRF encoded by the coding sequence ATGGTCGCCACCGCCAACGAAGTGGCCCGCTCGTGCAGCCAGGCCGCCGTCAGCGCGGACGAAGGCTATCGCGACGTGCACGACGGCCAGCATCACATTGGCGAAGCCACGGGCAGCGTGATGAAACTGAGCGAGGACCTGCAAAAGTCGACCCAGACCATGCAAGCGCTGGAGCAGGACAGCAAGAACATCAACACCATCCTCGACACTATTCGCTCAATTGCCGAACAGACCAACCTCCTGGCGCTCAACGCCGCCATCGAAGCCGCGCGCGCCGGTGATCAGGGCCGTGGCTTTGCCGTGGTGGCCGACGAGGTGCGCGCCCTGGCCCGGCGTACCGCCGATTCCACCGGCGAGATCGACAGCCTGCTCGGCAACCTCGCGCGGCGCACCCAGGAAGTGACGCAACAGATGCAGAACAGCCTGCAAGGGTCGCACACCAGCGTCGAGCGCATCCAGCAAGCCCGCGACAGCTTCGACAAGATCCGCACCTCGGTGGACTCGATCCGCGACCAGAACACCCAGATCGCCACGGCGGCAGAGGAACAGCATCAGGTGGCCGAAGACATCAACCGGCACATCGCGCAGATTCATGCCGATGCGCAACTGGTCGAGGAATTCGCCCATACGGCGCAAACCGGTTCGGGGCGGCTGACCGATATTTCCGGGCAGCTCAAGGGCTTGGTGGGACGCTTCAGGTTCTAA
- a CDS encoding DMT family transporter has product MLIFAAQDGVTKVLVKDLPIAQLVMVRYWVFLGFAVGFCIYQDSLRAAWRSHHPYQQVIRALIGVGESALFGLGLRYLGLAEMHALYTVFPLMTLALAGAFLGEFIGVRRWIAAAIGFTGTLIILRPGTGVFQLAALIPLLSALGFAIFSVLTRRISRKDSFATNMLYMGFFGAIAITFSGLPGWVTPSPAQWGLIAVLSVTGVVAQLLLLQALKYATAATLQPFNYTLLVFATLIGLLVFGELPDTWTVVGACLVIAGGMYAIKAKG; this is encoded by the coding sequence ATGCTGATCTTTGCCGCGCAGGATGGGGTCACCAAAGTGCTGGTCAAAGATCTCCCGATCGCGCAGCTGGTCATGGTGCGCTATTGGGTCTTCCTGGGTTTCGCTGTCGGCTTTTGCATTTATCAGGACAGCTTGCGGGCTGCCTGGCGAAGCCACCATCCTTACCAGCAGGTCATCCGTGCATTGATCGGAGTGGGTGAAAGTGCCTTGTTTGGACTCGGGCTGCGCTATCTGGGGCTCGCTGAGATGCACGCCCTGTATACGGTGTTCCCCTTGATGACACTGGCGTTGGCGGGGGCGTTTCTCGGTGAGTTCATTGGTGTGCGTCGATGGATTGCCGCCGCCATCGGCTTCACCGGTACGCTGATTATCCTTCGCCCCGGCACCGGTGTCTTTCAACTCGCGGCGCTTATCCCGCTGTTGTCTGCCCTGGGTTTCGCCATTTTCAGCGTGCTGACCCGTCGAATCAGTCGGAAGGACTCGTTCGCTACGAACATGCTTTACATGGGGTTTTTCGGCGCGATAGCGATCACCTTTTCGGGTCTTCCAGGTTGGGTAACACCGAGCCCGGCGCAATGGGGGCTGATCGCGGTGCTTTCAGTTACCGGCGTCGTGGCCCAGCTGCTGTTACTTCAGGCGCTGAAGTACGCAACGGCGGCCACACTCCAGCCGTTCAACTACACCTTGCTGGTGTTCGCCACACTGATTGGGCTGCTGGTATTCGGTGAACTGCCCGACACCTGGACGGTGGTGGGAGCATGTCTGGTGATTGCGGGTGGGATGTATGCGATTAAGGCGAAAGGGTAG
- a CDS encoding transcriptional regulator, translated as MTVTTLGIKLDEETRARLKSASARLDRTSHWFMKKAILNFIEKVEAGAGVEALVAVEALERDRLRHSIARRRADSNLSKDTAPITPAEADARGA; from the coding sequence ATGACAGTCACGACACTGGGTATCAAATTGGATGAGGAAACGCGCGCCAGGCTGAAGTCGGCATCGGCCAGGCTGGACCGGACCTCGCACTGGTTCATGAAAAAGGCCATTTTGAACTTCATTGAGAAAGTCGAAGCCGGGGCCGGTGTCGAAGCACTCGTGGCCGTTGAAGCGCTGGAGCGTGATCGGTTGCGCCACAGCATCGCGAGGCGGCGCGCAGATAGCAATCTATCCAAGGACACCGCCCCGATAACGCCGGCCGAGGCTGATGCGCGCGGTGCATGA
- a CDS encoding glycine betaine ABC transporter substrate-binding protein has product MMTLPRKTFIGWFAGLALACGSLIAQAEEPAPIRIGWVNWSDTEIAVKLANTALQDHLKQPVKLVLADIGIQFQALANGNIDLIPMVWLPSTHKSFYDKYKDKLEDLGVLYEGRIGMAVPTSIPTSEIASVEDLNKPEVREKLGGKILTSEVGNGQYKLTEKAIKEYKLDGYKMVASSESGMLSELDRNIKRDKWALVNAWSPHWMFAKWPLRYLDDPKQIFGGAEQIHAIARKGFSAEHPDVARFFANFKIPKADLEKLMADARESTADKVVAEYYAANKPRFEAMFGSQTASAAPAQ; this is encoded by the coding sequence ATGATGACGTTACCCCGTAAAACTTTTATCGGCTGGTTTGCCGGCCTTGCTTTGGCCTGCGGCAGCCTGATCGCTCAAGCCGAGGAACCGGCGCCCATCCGTATCGGCTGGGTGAACTGGTCGGACACGGAAATCGCCGTGAAGCTGGCGAACACCGCGTTGCAGGATCATCTCAAGCAACCGGTCAAGTTGGTGCTGGCCGACATCGGCATCCAGTTCCAGGCACTGGCCAACGGCAATATCGATTTGATTCCGATGGTCTGGCTGCCGAGCACCCACAAGTCCTTCTATGACAAGTACAAGGACAAGCTCGAAGACCTCGGCGTACTGTATGAAGGCCGGATCGGCATGGCGGTGCCCACCTCGATTCCTACCAGTGAGATTGCCAGTGTCGAAGACCTCAACAAACCCGAAGTGCGGGAGAAGCTCGGCGGCAAGATTCTCACCTCGGAAGTGGGCAATGGTCAGTACAAGCTGACGGAAAAAGCCATCAAGGAATACAAGCTCGACGGCTACAAGATGGTTGCGTCTTCAGAGTCCGGCATGCTCAGTGAACTGGATCGCAACATCAAACGAGACAAGTGGGCGTTGGTCAACGCCTGGAGTCCTCACTGGATGTTTGCCAAATGGCCGCTGCGTTATCTGGATGATCCGAAGCAGATATTCGGTGGCGCCGAGCAGATCCACGCGATTGCCCGCAAAGGTTTCAGCGCCGAGCATCCTGACGTGGCGCGCTTCTTCGCCAACTTCAAGATCCCGAAAGCGGACCTTGAGAAGTTGATGGCGGATGCCCGCGAAAGCACGGCGGACAAGGTGGTTGCCGAGTACTACGCGGCGAACAAGCCGCGCTTCGAAGCGATGTTTGGCAGCCAGACTGCTTCCGCTGCGCCAGCCCAGTAA
- a CDS encoding electron transfer flavoprotein subunit alpha/FixB family protein, producing MRTLVIAEHSAGQLTAGTRSAVSAAVALGAETDLLVMGGTDASAVAQQAALAQGLDRVLLAQAAVFENALAENVQPLITSLVAEGYTHVVADASSMGRNLLPRVAASLDVGMLSDVTHIVSADTFQRPVYAGNAIATVQSLDPIKLLTVRASAFAQALSHDKPCEVVAVDGGQSASNVRLVSEQLTANERPDLSSARVVVSGGRGMQSKENFALIERVADKLGGAVGASRAAVDSGFAPNDLQVGQTGKIVAPKLYIAAGISGAIQHLAGMSGSKVIVAINQDAEAPIAQVADYLLVADLFEALPALERAL from the coding sequence ATGCGCACATTGGTGATCGCCGAGCACAGTGCCGGTCAACTGACGGCAGGCACCCGGAGCGCCGTGAGCGCCGCCGTGGCGTTGGGTGCTGAAACGGATCTGCTGGTGATGGGCGGGACGGACGCCTCGGCCGTGGCGCAACAGGCAGCGCTGGCCCAGGGCCTGGACCGGGTGCTGCTCGCACAAGCGGCGGTGTTCGAAAATGCCCTGGCTGAAAACGTCCAGCCGCTGATCACTTCGCTGGTGGCCGAGGGGTATACACACGTCGTTGCCGATGCCAGCAGCATGGGCCGCAATCTGCTGCCACGGGTCGCGGCGAGCCTGGATGTGGGCATGCTTTCGGACGTTACCCACATCGTCTCGGCGGACACTTTCCAGCGGCCTGTTTATGCCGGCAATGCCATCGCCACGGTGCAGTCGCTGGATCCGATCAAGTTGCTCACGGTGCGCGCTTCGGCATTCGCCCAAGCGTTATCCCATGACAAACCCTGCGAAGTGGTTGCAGTGGACGGCGGACAAAGCGCCAGCAACGTACGTTTGGTGAGCGAACAACTGACGGCCAACGAACGGCCCGATCTGTCGAGCGCCCGCGTCGTCGTTTCCGGTGGCCGCGGGATGCAGAGCAAAGAGAACTTCGCCCTGATCGAGCGGGTGGCCGACAAGCTCGGCGGTGCCGTGGGGGCCTCCCGCGCTGCTGTTGATTCGGGGTTCGCACCCAACGATTTGCAGGTCGGGCAGACGGGCAAGATCGTCGCGCCAAAGCTTTACATTGCCGCAGGCATCAGTGGCGCCATACAACATCTGGCGGGCATGAGCGGTTCAAAGGTCATCGTCGCGATCAACCAGGACGCCGAGGCACCGATTGCCCAGGTGGCGGATTACCTGTTGGTGGCGGATCTGTTCGAGGCGTTGCCGGCACTCGAAAGGGCATTGTGA
- a CDS encoding electron transfer flavoprotein subunit beta/FixA family protein produces the protein MKVLVAVKRAIDPNVKVRVKADGSDVELNGVKMALNPFCEIAVEEAIRLKEKGLATEVVVVSVGTSAAQEQLRTALALGADRALLVETSATLEPLNVAKYLSKVIDQEQPQLILFGKQAIDQENNQVGQMVAQLIGSGQATYASAVNHVDGQWLVEREVDGGSQVVALSTPAVVTCDLRLNQPRYASLPNIMKAKKKPLETIAAESLGASVKQHARLLGVVAPPVRKAGITVASVVELVDKLKTVAGVI, from the coding sequence ATGAAAGTGCTCGTTGCGGTAAAGCGCGCCATCGACCCGAATGTGAAAGTCCGGGTGAAGGCTGACGGTTCGGACGTTGAGCTCAACGGCGTGAAAATGGCCTTGAATCCGTTCTGCGAGATCGCGGTGGAAGAGGCGATTCGCCTTAAGGAGAAAGGGCTGGCAACCGAAGTGGTGGTGGTCTCGGTGGGCACTTCGGCCGCCCAGGAACAGCTGCGCACGGCGTTGGCACTTGGCGCGGACCGGGCGCTTCTGGTCGAGACCAGCGCGACTCTCGAGCCGCTCAACGTCGCCAAGTACCTGAGCAAAGTGATTGATCAGGAACAACCGCAACTGATCCTGTTCGGCAAGCAGGCGATCGACCAGGAAAACAACCAGGTCGGGCAAATGGTCGCGCAGTTGATCGGCAGCGGTCAGGCCACTTACGCCTCGGCAGTCAATCATGTCGACGGGCAATGGCTCGTCGAGCGTGAGGTCGATGGGGGCAGCCAGGTGGTCGCGCTCTCGACGCCGGCCGTGGTGACCTGCGATCTGCGCCTGAATCAACCGCGCTACGCCTCGTTGCCGAACATCATGAAAGCCAAGAAAAAGCCCTTGGAAACCATTGCCGCCGAGAGCTTGGGTGCGAGCGTGAAGCAACACGCTCGATTGCTGGGTGTTGTCGCTCCACCTGTACGCAAAGCAGGGATCACGGTCGCTTCGGTGGTCGAGTTGGTGGATAAACTGAAAACCGTTGCGGGGGTGATTTGA
- a CDS encoding NADH:flavin oxidoreductase → MSSDPLLQPYKIKHLTLKNRIMTTSHEPAYPVDGMPKDLYRAYHVERAKAGVALTMTAGSAAVSRDSPPVFNNVLAYKDEVVKWMKDLTDECHEHGAAVMIQLTHLGRRTRWDKADWLPVVSPSHRREASHRAFPKKLEDWDIDRIIKDYVDAAERMKAAGLDGLELQAYGHLMDQFWSPLTNDLDGPYGGSLENRMRFTFDVLRGIRQRCGEDFLLGVRYTGDEDLPGGFGASDGLQISHMLKDSGLVDFLNVVRGHIDTDAGLTDVIPIQGMRNSPHLDFAGEIRSATGFPTFHAAKIPDVATARHAIASGKVDMIGMTRAHMTDPHIVRKIIEKREEEIRPCVGANYCLDRIYQGGAAYCIHNAATGRETTMPHEIPKAPLKRKVVVIGTGPAGLEAARVAGERGHDVTVFEVADQPGGQIRLTAQSERRREMISIIDWRMAQCERLGVKFQFNTWAEADTVMAEEPDVVIVATGGLPHTEVLKQGNELVVSTWDIISGDIKPGQNVLIFDDAGDHAALQAAEIIASSGAKLEIVTPDRSFAPEVMAMNLVPYMRSLQDLNVTFTVTYRVDSVEKRDGQLVAHFGSDYGQVHKQRVVDQVVVNHGTLPLDDLYFELRPHSSNNGAVEQHNLIAGKTQNIVTNPTGRFQLFRIGDAVSARNTHAAIYDALRLVKDI, encoded by the coding sequence ATGTCCAGCGATCCTCTGCTGCAGCCCTACAAGATCAAGCATCTGACCCTCAAGAATCGGATCATGACCACCTCCCACGAGCCCGCGTATCCCGTGGATGGCATGCCGAAGGATTTGTACCGCGCCTATCACGTCGAACGGGCGAAGGCCGGCGTTGCGTTGACCATGACCGCGGGCTCCGCTGCGGTTTCACGGGACAGCCCGCCGGTGTTCAACAACGTGCTGGCGTACAAGGACGAGGTGGTCAAATGGATGAAGGACCTGACCGACGAATGCCACGAACACGGTGCTGCGGTGATGATTCAACTGACCCACCTGGGGCGGCGCACGCGCTGGGACAAGGCGGATTGGCTGCCGGTCGTCTCGCCGTCCCATCGCCGCGAAGCGTCCCACCGGGCCTTCCCGAAAAAACTGGAAGACTGGGACATCGACCGGATCATCAAGGACTACGTGGACGCCGCCGAACGCATGAAGGCCGCCGGTCTCGACGGTTTGGAACTGCAGGCCTACGGGCATCTCATGGATCAATTCTGGTCGCCACTGACCAACGATCTCGACGGCCCCTACGGTGGTTCGCTGGAAAACCGCATGCGCTTCACTTTCGATGTGTTGCGCGGCATCCGCCAGCGTTGCGGTGAGGACTTCCTGCTGGGGGTGCGCTATACCGGCGACGAAGACCTGCCGGGCGGCTTCGGCGCCAGCGATGGCCTGCAGATTTCCCACATGCTCAAGGACAGCGGGCTGGTGGATTTCCTCAACGTCGTACGCGGGCACATCGATACCGATGCCGGCCTCACCGACGTGATCCCGATCCAGGGCATGCGCAACTCACCGCACCTGGATTTTGCTGGCGAGATCCGCTCCGCCACCGGTTTCCCGACTTTTCATGCGGCGAAGATCCCGGACGTCGCCACGGCGCGACACGCCATCGCCTCGGGCAAGGTCGACATGATCGGCATGACCCGCGCGCACATGACCGACCCGCATATCGTGCGCAAGATCATCGAAAAACGTGAAGAAGAGATCCGCCCCTGCGTTGGCGCCAACTATTGCCTGGACCGCATCTATCAGGGCGGCGCCGCGTATTGCATCCACAACGCCGCCACCGGGCGCGAAACCACCATGCCCCACGAAATCCCCAAGGCGCCGCTCAAGCGCAAGGTGGTGGTGATCGGCACCGGCCCGGCGGGCCTGGAGGCGGCACGGGTGGCCGGCGAGCGCGGCCATGACGTCACCGTGTTCGAAGTGGCCGACCAGCCAGGCGGGCAGATCCGCTTGACCGCGCAGAGCGAGCGCCGCCGCGAGATGATCAGCATCATCGACTGGCGCATGGCGCAATGTGAACGCCTCGGCGTGAAGTTCCAGTTCAACACCTGGGCCGAGGCCGATACGGTGATGGCCGAGGAACCGGACGTGGTGATCGTCGCCACGGGCGGTCTGCCCCACACCGAGGTGCTCAAGCAAGGCAATGAGCTGGTGGTGTCGACCTGGGACATCATTTCCGGCGATATCAAGCCCGGCCAGAACGTGCTGATCTTCGACGATGCCGGCGACCACGCGGCGCTACAGGCGGCCGAGATCATCGCCAGCAGCGGCGCGAAACTGGAAATCGTCACGCCCGACCGGTCGTTCGCACCGGAGGTGATGGCGATGAACCTGGTGCCTTACATGCGCAGCCTGCAAGACCTGAACGTCACCTTCACCGTCACCTATCGGGTCGACTCCGTGGAAAAACGCGACGGTCAACTGGTTGCGCACTTCGGCAGCGACTACGGCCAGGTGCACAAGCAGCGGGTGGTCGACCAGGTGGTGGTCAACCACGGCACCCTGCCCCTGGACGATTTGTACTTTGAGTTGCGGCCGCATTCGAGCAACAACGGCGCGGTCGAGCAGCACAACCTGATCGCCGGGAAAACCCAGAATATCGTGACCAACCCCACAGGCCGCTTCCAGCTGTTCCGGATCGGCGACGCGGTGTCGGCGCGCAATACCCATGCGGCCATCTACGATGCGCTGCGGTTGGTCAAGGACATCTGA
- a CDS encoding VOC family protein has protein sequence MSVFTHVSVGTNNLAKARAFYDATLKEIGLKRVADLDDAGSIWGADKPSFFVLNPANGNPASIGNGVTVSFEAPNRAAVRAFHSTALANGGVCEGLPGSRGWAENAYAAYARDLDGNKLAVYCFKAE, from the coding sequence ATGTCCGTTTTCACCCATGTCAGCGTCGGCACCAACAACCTGGCGAAAGCCCGTGCGTTTTATGACGCCACTTTGAAAGAGATCGGCCTCAAGCGCGTCGCCGACCTTGATGATGCCGGTTCCATCTGGGGCGCCGACAAACCTTCGTTTTTTGTCCTCAACCCGGCCAACGGCAATCCGGCATCCATCGGCAACGGCGTCACCGTAAGCTTCGAGGCGCCGAACCGGGCGGCGGTCCGCGCTTTCCACTCCACCGCCCTGGCAAATGGCGGCGTTTGTGAAGGCCTGCCGGGCTCCCGTGGCTGGGCAGAGAATGCCTACGCGGCTTATGCCCGGGACCTGGATGGGAACAAGCTGGCGGTGTATTGCTTCAAGGCTGAGTAA
- a CDS encoding pyrroline-5-carboxylate reductase, whose product MNAPTLGIIGGTGWLGGAIAKAVLAQALLPAGHLVISNRSGVHPLAQQGVCLVTDNQALVDRSDVIIIAVRPEQFAGLSLNASGKTVISLMAGITAQAIAARTSASTVLRAMPNAAVEIGQSFTPWYCAGVVDAATKGLVQRLFECVGTAAEVQQEDFIDYLSALSGTGPAFPALLMTALANQAMEAGIPAEIAQLAAKNVVVHSSQLLASHDARQMIDALVAYRGVTAAALQAMTEGHFEEQVGKALQAGAAVARQGLQA is encoded by the coding sequence ATGAACGCGCCGACGCTGGGCATCATTGGCGGAACGGGCTGGCTGGGCGGGGCGATTGCCAAGGCTGTGTTGGCGCAGGCGCTGTTGCCGGCGGGTCACCTGGTTATCTCCAATCGCTCGGGTGTCCATCCTTTGGCGCAACAAGGCGTTTGTCTGGTCACGGATAACCAGGCGCTGGTGGACCGCAGCGACGTGATCATCATCGCGGTGCGCCCCGAGCAGTTCGCCGGCCTGAGCCTCAACGCTTCTGGCAAGACAGTCATTTCATTGATGGCCGGGATCACCGCGCAGGCCATTGCCGCCCGGACCTCGGCTTCGACGGTGCTGCGGGCGATGCCCAATGCGGCGGTGGAGATCGGGCAGTCGTTTACGCCTTGGTATTGCGCGGGTGTGGTGGATGCGGCGACTAAAGGCCTGGTTCAGCGCTTGTTCGAATGCGTGGGCACGGCTGCCGAGGTTCAGCAGGAAGACTTCATTGATTACCTTTCCGCGCTTTCCGGCACCGGCCCGGCCTTTCCAGCCTTGCTCATGACAGCTCTGGCCAATCAGGCGATGGAGGCCGGCATACCCGCCGAGATTGCGCAGCTTGCGGCGAAGAATGTCGTGGTCCACAGCAGCCAGTTGCTGGCCAGCCATGACGCCCGGCAGATGATCGACGCCCTGGTCGCCTACCGCGGCGTGACCGCCGCCGCCCTGCAAGCGATGACCGAAGGGCATTTCGAGGAGCAGGTGGGGAAGGCATTGCAAGCCGGCGCCGCGGTCGCCCGCCAGGGCCTTCAAGCCTGA
- a CDS encoding TetR/AcrR family transcriptional regulator, with translation MPQVGKARGKAQDAGWRGSPEGWLEAAYEALKESGIDAVRVMPLAKRLGLSRTSFYWFFEDREQLLAALLSRWRETNTGGLIRQSESYAESISEAILNVFECWLNPQLFDSQFEFAVRSWALQSAEVAQEVAIVDEQRMGALASMFKRFGYDSQGADARARTIYLTQIGYITMNTSELITVRFQRIPHYVSIFTGKVPKQRELDRFYGKFGYAEKEPGIFVPLTETFEETAGK, from the coding sequence ATGCCCCAGGTAGGGAAGGCGCGCGGCAAGGCCCAGGACGCCGGCTGGCGAGGGTCGCCCGAAGGCTGGCTGGAAGCGGCCTACGAGGCCTTGAAGGAGTCCGGTATCGATGCGGTCAGGGTCATGCCGCTGGCCAAGCGTTTGGGATTGTCACGCACCAGCTTCTATTGGTTCTTCGAGGATCGTGAGCAGTTGTTGGCGGCTTTGCTGTCGCGCTGGCGCGAGACCAACACCGGTGGCTTGATCCGGCAAAGCGAGAGCTACGCCGAGAGCATTTCCGAGGCGATCCTGAATGTCTTCGAATGCTGGCTCAACCCTCAATTGTTCGATTCGCAATTCGAATTCGCCGTGCGCAGCTGGGCGCTCCAGTCCGCTGAAGTGGCGCAGGAAGTCGCCATCGTCGACGAGCAGCGAATGGGCGCCCTGGCGAGCATGTTCAAGCGCTTTGGTTATGACAGCCAGGGTGCCGACGCACGGGCCCGGACGATCTACCTGACCCAGATCGGCTACATCACCATGAACACCAGCGAGTTGATCACCGTGCGTTTCCAGCGCATCCCGCATTACGTGAGCATTTTCACCGGCAAAGTACCCAAGCAGCGCGAGCTGGATCGTTTCTACGGCAAATTCGGCTATGCCGAAAAAGAGCCGGGGATCTTTGTGCCGTTGACGGAAACCTTTGAAGAGACGGCCGGGAAATGA